Proteins encoded in a region of the Streptomyces violaceoruber genome:
- a CDS encoding helix-turn-helix domain-containing protein: MPSIARPSVLGEPLDPLPKKFAAFMRPLLPGLLNEIRTEVTRSYPVYGRLLNGPDGDAIRQGVEQALTAFVDRVADPSSSSELRDELLRRFGRVEAYEGRDLEVLQGAYRLGARIALRRAKTLGRQYSLSPALILAFADALFAYVEELEAITREGYAEVRERAASEESALRRQLLHFLLAASPLPRTAVSELCKAAAWELPRSCFLVALQSPAPEHIQAALDRDVLADLDIPQPHLLVPGDLTPARLDMIRTALAGTRAALGLTVPVGQAADSVRWARRVLQLVDDDVIPDAPLIRCEDHLTTLWLLSDSALVDRVAARELAPLDELPARRRDRLVETLRVHVSTRAPAEQVGEMLGVHAQTVRYRLRTLDAYLGDRLADPDHRFAIEVALRSLHLRGHDDPE; this comes from the coding sequence ATGCCCTCAATCGCGCGTCCTTCGGTGCTCGGTGAACCGCTCGACCCCCTGCCCAAGAAGTTCGCGGCCTTCATGCGTCCGCTGCTCCCGGGGCTGCTGAACGAGATACGCACCGAGGTCACCCGCAGCTATCCGGTGTACGGCAGGCTGCTCAACGGCCCGGACGGGGACGCGATCCGCCAGGGCGTCGAGCAGGCGCTGACCGCCTTCGTGGACCGGGTGGCCGACCCCTCCAGCAGTTCGGAGCTGCGGGACGAACTGCTGCGCAGGTTCGGCCGGGTGGAGGCCTACGAGGGCCGCGACCTGGAGGTCCTGCAAGGGGCCTACCGGCTCGGCGCCCGTATCGCGCTGCGCCGGGCCAAGACGCTGGGCCGGCAGTACAGCCTCTCCCCCGCGCTGATCCTCGCCTTCGCCGACGCCCTCTTCGCCTACGTCGAGGAGCTGGAGGCGATCACCCGCGAGGGATACGCGGAGGTCCGGGAGCGGGCCGCGTCCGAGGAGTCCGCGTTACGAAGACAGTTACTGCACTTCCTGCTCGCCGCCTCGCCGCTGCCCCGGACGGCCGTCTCCGAACTGTGCAAGGCCGCCGCCTGGGAGCTGCCCCGGTCCTGCTTCCTGGTCGCGCTCCAGTCTCCGGCGCCGGAGCACATCCAGGCGGCGCTCGACCGGGACGTCCTCGCCGACCTCGACATACCGCAGCCGCACCTGCTGGTGCCCGGGGACCTCACCCCCGCCCGCCTCGACATGATCCGCACGGCCCTGGCCGGCACCCGCGCCGCGCTGGGTCTGACCGTGCCGGTCGGCCAGGCCGCCGACTCCGTCCGCTGGGCCCGCCGCGTGCTGCAGCTCGTTGACGACGATGTCATACCCGACGCCCCGCTGATCCGCTGCGAGGATCACCTGACGACCCTGTGGCTGCTGTCCGACTCGGCCCTGGTCGACCGGGTCGCGGCCCGTGAACTGGCCCCGCTCGACGAGTTGCCGGCCAGGCGGCGCGACCGGCTGGTGGAGACCCTGCGCGTGCACGTGTCCACCCGGGCGCCGGCGGAGCAGGTCGGCGAGATGCTGGGCGTGCACGCGCAGACCGTCCGCTACCGCCTGCGGACGCTGGACGCCTACCTGGGCGACCGGCTCGCCGACCCCGACCACCGCTTCGCCATCGAGGTGGCCCTGCGCTCGCTGCACCTGCGGGGCCACGACGACCCGGAGTGA